One window of the Candidatus Diapherotrites archaeon genome contains the following:
- a CDS encoding helix-turn-helix domain-containing protein: MEGELEEIRDVLNFYDSRFDRSHAKIYLCLLSGEVKTGKQVVEETGLYKQTTYNYLNQLIKTELVKKTKSIPAHFFIENPLRELNYFLTQYLKKQTKLIEEKKAVLKEIINHKNSEFNEHWEIKAKEDSITIIDKKENRALSDKFEARQVKETIEKFIKSLPEENKYLIAYARKR, encoded by the coding sequence ATGGAAGGGGAACTAGAGGAAATTAGGGATGTATTGAATTTTTATGATTCAAGGTTTGATCGAAGCCACGCTAAAATTTATTTGTGTTTGCTTTCAGGCGAAGTAAAGACAGGAAAACAGGTTGTAGAGGAAACAGGATTATACAAGCAGACCACCTACAATTACTTGAATCAGTTAATTAAGACAGAGCTGGTTAAGAAAACTAAAAGCATTCCAGCACATTTTTTTATTGAGAACCCTTTAAGGGAATTAAACTATTTTTTGACTCAGTACCTTAAAAAGCAAACGAAATTAATTGAAGAAAAAAAAGCTGTATTAAAGGAGATAATCAATCACAAAAACAGTGAATTCAACGAGCACTGGGAAATCAAAGCAAAAGAAGACAGCATAACAATAATAGACAAAAAAGAAAACAGGGCTTTAAGCGACAAATTTGAGGCAAGACAAGTAAAAGAAACAATAGAAAAATTCATTAAATCATTACCAGAAGAAAACAAATACCTGATAGCATACGCAAGAAAAAGATAA
- a CDS encoding CxxC-x17-CxxC domain-containing protein translates to MAFRSFSGGERKMYKAVCSDCGQDCEVPFQPTEGKPVYCRECYQKHRRY, encoded by the coding sequence ATGGCTTTCAGAAGTTTTTCTGGCGGCGAAAGGAAAATGTACAAGGCTGTCTGCTCTGACTGCGGACAAGACTGCGAGGTTCCATTCCAGCCAACAGAAGGAAAACCTGTCTACTGCAGGGAATGCTACCAAAAGCACAGAAGATACTAA
- a CDS encoding mechanosensitive ion channel domain-containing protein, translating to MPAIETLIQNDYLRFLLILVASFIIARTAHFILKNYLKKLTEKTKSDIDDILVDLITRPLYVLVMLGGFYLALKSLAVLNPYYLWLDGIFFLLFVFIIARLVSRALAIFVSKGLKVQKKFEKTPQLINKIVSAVIYLFAILIALDYFGIEITPVIAALGIGGLAVGLALQSTLSNFFAGLSIISAKPINIGDHIEIPDANISGYVEDISWRATRIKTLPNTIVIVPNSKLAESIIVNNSLPQKEMAALVQCGVAYNSDLKKVEKVTVDVARKIQKTVPGAVKEFEPFIRYHTFADSNINFTVILRVETFVDKYLVMHEFIKALKERYDKEGIEISWPVRKIYYGK from the coding sequence ATGCCAGCAATAGAAACATTAATCCAGAATGATTACCTTAGATTCCTGCTTATTTTGGTAGCTTCATTCATAATTGCCAGAACAGCGCATTTTATCCTCAAGAATTATTTGAAGAAACTGACTGAAAAAACAAAAAGCGACATTGATGACATTTTAGTTGACTTGATTACAAGGCCATTATATGTTCTGGTTATGCTTGGAGGCTTTTATCTTGCCTTGAAATCCTTGGCTGTATTAAATCCTTACTATTTATGGTTGGACGGAATATTCTTTCTTTTATTTGTGTTCATAATTGCAAGGCTTGTTTCAAGGGCTCTTGCTATATTTGTAAGCAAGGGTCTTAAAGTACAAAAAAAATTTGAGAAAACACCTCAGTTGATAAACAAAATAGTTTCTGCGGTAATCTACTTATTTGCCATACTGATTGCATTGGATTATTTTGGAATCGAAATAACGCCGGTTATTGCTGCTTTGGGCATTGGAGGACTAGCTGTGGGCCTTGCACTTCAAAGCACTCTCTCAAACTTTTTTGCAGGCCTAAGCATAATTTCAGCCAAGCCAATCAATATAGGGGACCACATTGAAATTCCGGATGCAAATATTTCCGGTTACGTGGAAGACATAAGCTGGAGGGCAACAAGAATCAAAACCCTTCCCAACACTATTGTAATAGTGCCTAACTCAAAGCTAGCTGAAAGCATTATAGTGAATAATTCTCTTCCACAAAAAGAGATGGCTGCATTAGTTCAGTGCGGTGTTGCCTACAATTCTGACCTCAAAAAAGTCGAAAAGGTCACAGTGGATGTAGCAAGGAAAATCCAGAAGACAGTGCCTGGAGCAGTAAAAGAATTTGAGCCTTTCATAAGATACCATACCTTCGCGGACTCAAACATTAATTTTACTGTTATCCTTAGAGTGGAAACCTTTGTGGATAAGTACCTTGTAATGCACGAATTCATTAAAGCGCTTAAAGAGAGATACGACAAGGAAGGCATTGAAATCTCCTGGCCTGTAAGAAAAATATATTACGGGAAATGA
- a CDS encoding type II toxin-antitoxin system VapC family toxin: MNVLVDSFGWIEYFGEGRLSEKYGQYIEKANKSEFFTPSIVLFEVYKQIKRMQNETKALEAIAYIVSYTTVIILDENIAIEAAEKSIETGLGMADSIIKATAEKTKAKIITSDKHFRGMKEIILVE, encoded by the coding sequence GTGAACGTTTTAGTTGATTCTTTTGGATGGATTGAATATTTTGGGGAAGGAAGGTTGTCAGAAAAATACGGCCAGTACATTGAAAAAGCAAACAAATCTGAATTCTTTACCCCTTCAATTGTTCTCTTTGAAGTGTACAAGCAAATAAAGCGAATGCAGAATGAAACCAAGGCATTGGAAGCAATTGCTTACATAGTGTCTTATACAACAGTAATCATATTAGATGAAAATATTGCAATAGAAGCTGCAGAAAAAAGCATTGAAACAGGCCTCGGAATGGCTGATTCAATAATTAAAGCCACAGCAGAAAAAACAAAAGCAAAAATAATTACCTCAGACAAACACTTCAGAGGAATGAAAGAAATAATACTCGTAGAGTAA
- a CDS encoding glycosyltransferase family 4 protein, with product MDSFRVCMLDPLFYPYMGGTEKVVFHVGKRLAARGHEIQVLTSRIPNTKKEELIEGIKVKRISSLYLAKLPYPLPPPYTFTPTTSLAVLKAEADIFHLHNRFWYYFFTLAALKAKKKELALTLHNARPKGISKATDFFGGIYDDVWGKQVMRSCDGISAVSLNTRDITVPRDCLARTTVIYNGIEEKVFRPFSKTEKERAVAEIRGKHSIDSDIIILANARLVKQKGLNYLIDAACKLKADGRSFSIIIIGHGNLLNELKAQAKSLGVEKEIIFAGAGKFDEELLQYYNAADLFVMPSIWEPLGIAFVEAMACALPCVITDAGGMKEIAATETSIVPAADSRKLASALSEFIEDKKARISAGLKAREHVLKNLTWDKIALNYESFYKCILNNESLPKVFL from the coding sequence ATGGATTCTTTTAGGGTGTGCATGCTGGACCCTTTATTCTATCCTTATATGGGCGGGACAGAGAAGGTTGTGTTTCATGTAGGGAAAAGGCTTGCTGCGAGAGGCCATGAAATTCAAGTTCTTACTTCAAGGATTCCTAACACAAAAAAAGAGGAATTAATTGAGGGAATTAAAGTAAAAAGGATTTCAAGCCTTTACCTGGCGAAACTGCCTTATCCCCTGCCTCCTCCTTACACTTTCACTCCAACAACCTCTCTTGCTGTGCTTAAAGCAGAAGCAGACATATTTCACTTGCATAACCGCTTTTGGTATTATTTTTTCACCCTTGCTGCACTCAAGGCAAAAAAAAAGGAATTGGCTTTGACTTTGCATAACGCAAGGCCTAAGGGCATTTCAAAGGCAACAGATTTCTTTGGGGGAATTTACGATGACGTGTGGGGAAAGCAGGTAATGCGTTCCTGTGATGGCATAAGCGCTGTAAGCCTTAACACCAGAGACATTACTGTTCCAAGAGACTGCCTTGCAAGGACTACTGTAATATACAATGGAATTGAAGAAAAGGTCTTCAGGCCTTTCAGCAAGACAGAAAAAGAGAGGGCTGTCGCTGAAATCAGGGGAAAGCATTCAATTGATTCTGACATAATTATTCTAGCGAATGCAAGGCTTGTCAAGCAGAAAGGCTTGAATTACTTGATTGATGCTGCATGCAAACTGAAGGCTGATGGAAGAAGTTTCTCCATTATAATTATTGGGCACGGCAATTTATTGAATGAATTGAAGGCGCAGGCAAAATCTTTGGGTGTAGAGAAGGAAATAATTTTTGCTGGAGCAGGAAAATTTGATGAAGAACTTCTCCAATACTATAATGCTGCTGACCTTTTTGTAATGCCTTCTATCTGGGAGCCTTTGGGAATTGCTTTTGTTGAGGCAATGGCTTGCGCGCTGCCTTGCGTTATCACTGATGCTGGAGGAATGAAGGAAATTGCTGCCACTGAAACAAGCATTGTTCCTGCCGCAGACAGTCGAAAGCTGGCTTCTGCTTTAAGTGAATTCATTGAAGACAAAAAAGCAAGGATTTCTGCCGGTCTGAAGGCAAGAGAGCATGTATTAAAGAATTTGACTTGGGATAAGATTGCCTTGAATTATGAGTCTTTCTACAAGTGCATTCTGAATAATGAAAGCCTTCCTAAGGTTTTTTTATGA
- a CDS encoding calcium/sodium antiporter, whose amino-acid sequence MILYFLFVFAAFFLLMKSSDLIVGSASRIARIYGISELVIGLTIIAIGTSLPELSSSLISSFAGSGGIAVGNIVGANIANISLILGLSSVIAGAILIPREVFSRELMIMFLASFIFMGFAFDGVISFYESLLLFAGFIAYMFFLLKIQIRVADFFSFHTYLNLFKPETLIRSIAKSFKKALLLELGVFGIGLIGLYLGALILIDGIKGIAFSFGFHESLIAATLMSLGTTVPELFVSITAIKKGLNNIMVGNIIGSNTVNILMVVGAAGIVSPLLVPLKFELLLIPFMFFVSLLLVIFTFFGFRISRAKGFVLLLSYFLFLFLALGR is encoded by the coding sequence ATGATTTTGTATTTTTTGTTTGTTTTTGCGGCTTTCTTTTTATTGATGAAGAGCTCTGATTTAATTGTAGGAAGCGCTTCAAGGATTGCAAGAATCTACGGAATAAGCGAATTGGTGATAGGCCTTACAATTATTGCAATTGGAACCTCTCTGCCAGAGCTTTCCTCTTCTCTTATTTCTTCTTTTGCTGGTTCAGGGGGCATTGCTGTAGGAAACATTGTTGGGGCGAACATTGCAAACATAAGCCTTATTCTTGGCTTGAGCTCTGTTATTGCAGGGGCAATTTTAATTCCAAGAGAGGTTTTCAGCAGGGAATTAATGATCATGTTCCTGGCTTCTTTTATTTTTATGGGTTTTGCTTTTGACGGGGTGATTTCATTTTATGAGTCCCTGCTTTTGTTTGCTGGTTTTATTGCGTACATGTTTTTCCTGCTTAAAATTCAGATAAGGGTTGCGGACTTCTTCAGCTTTCACACTTACCTTAACCTCTTCAAACCTGAAACCTTAATTAGGTCAATAGCGAAAAGCTTCAAGAAGGCCCTTTTGCTTGAGTTAGGTGTTTTTGGCATAGGACTGATAGGATTGTATTTAGGGGCATTAATTTTAATTGATGGAATCAAGGGGATTGCTTTTTCTTTTGGCTTTCATGAAAGCCTTATTGCCGCAACCCTCATGTCCTTGGGCACTACAGTGCCTGAACTCTTTGTTTCAATTACTGCAATAAAAAAAGGATTAAACAATATCATGGTTGGAAACATTATTGGAAGCAATACAGTGAACATTCTCATGGTAGTGGGGGCAGCAGGAATTGTTTCGCCATTGCTCGTGCCATTAAAATTTGAACTGCTCTTAATTCCATTCATGTTTTTTGTTTCCCTTTTGTTAGTGATATTTACCTTCTTTGGTTTTAGGATTTCAAGGGCAAAAGGCTTTGTGCTATTGTTGTCTTATTTTCTTTTCCTTTTCTTGGCGTTAGGCAGATGA
- a CDS encoding cation:proton antiporter, translated as MIDVGFIIGLIGLIIFFGFFASVFFQRTKIPDVLLLIFIGMLIGPILGYISSASLMAFAPLIGTIALIIIVFEGGAKLDLETVIKQLPQASIFTVIVCILTAIISMVFTIFLGMPLIYGLLLGFIIAGTSYEIIASLVSKLSVSEEIKTLLSLESAFNTAITIVAAIALVQLISLKTFDVINPFQKIASAFSIAIVLGIIAAFLWAKIMKILKGQPYHYLLSLSSSFVLYVVTEILGGNGITSILIFGLVLANYNTITRALNLRSYFKIDYSVKTLQTEVSFFVRTMFFVYLGAVFNFSEFTQQIIITSLVVFLAIIIARYASIKILLKLNNSLKESDTVIMSMLPRGLGTAVLASLPLSFGLKLDFTNIVLMIVILSNVFATITVFYFERAYKKNLIATTQL; from the coding sequence ATGATTGATGTAGGCTTCATTATCGGGCTCATAGGCCTAATAATATTCTTTGGATTCTTTGCTTCGGTGTTCTTCCAGAGGACGAAAATCCCTGACGTCCTTCTGCTCATATTTATTGGAATGCTTATAGGGCCTATTTTAGGCTATATTAGCTCTGCTTCGCTGATGGCTTTCGCGCCGTTGATTGGGACAATAGCATTAATCATAATAGTGTTTGAAGGCGGAGCAAAACTGGATTTGGAGACAGTGATAAAGCAGCTGCCCCAAGCAAGCATATTCACTGTAATAGTGTGCATTCTTACAGCAATCATTTCAATGGTCTTCACCATATTTTTGGGGATGCCCTTAATCTACGGCCTTCTCTTGGGGTTCATTATTGCGGGAACCAGCTATGAAATAATCGCTTCACTTGTTTCAAAGCTTTCTGTTTCAGAGGAAATAAAAACTTTATTGAGCTTGGAGTCAGCGTTCAACACAGCAATAACCATTGTTGCGGCTATTGCTTTAGTGCAATTGATTTCGCTTAAAACATTTGATGTAATAAACCCTTTCCAGAAGATTGCAAGCGCTTTCTCTATCGCAATAGTTTTAGGCATTATTGCAGCATTCCTTTGGGCAAAAATAATGAAAATTCTTAAAGGGCAGCCATACCATTACCTTCTCAGCCTCTCAAGCTCTTTTGTTTTATATGTTGTTACAGAAATACTTGGAGGCAACGGGATTACCTCCATCCTCATATTCGGGCTAGTGCTTGCCAACTACAACACAATAACAAGGGCATTGAACCTGCGAAGCTACTTCAAGATAGACTATTCTGTCAAAACCCTCCAGACAGAAGTGAGCTTTTTTGTGAGGACAATGTTTTTCGTTTACTTGGGCGCAGTATTCAATTTCAGTGAATTCACCCAGCAAATCATCATAACTTCCCTTGTAGTTTTTCTGGCAATAATCATTGCAAGATATGCTTCAATTAAAATCTTATTGAAATTAAACAATTCACTGAAAGAATCTGATACAGTTATTATGTCCATGCTGCCGAGAGGCCTTGGCACAGCAGTTTTAGCCTCACTTCCATTATCCTTTGGCCTGAAACTGGACTTCACAAACATTGTGCTAATGATTGTAATCCTCTCAAATGTTTTCGCCACAATAACAGTATTCTATTTCGAGAGAGCATACAAAAAGAACTTGATTGCAACAACCCAACTATAA
- a CDS encoding diphthine--ammonia ligase — MNVGVLFSGGKDSCYALFKAMQEKESMVVCLISIISRNPESFMFHTPNIWVTELQAQAIGLPLVKQETAGVKEEELKDLKKAIEKAKKKFKLEGIVTGAIESVYQSQRIQKICSELNLKCINPLWKKSQKQLLEELLENNFKVIISGIFAFPLNEKWLGRELDEWTVKELVGLQEKFKLSPSGEGGEIETTVLDTPFFKKRIEVIESEIKVKHNSGVFIIKKARLKEK, encoded by the coding sequence ATGAATGTTGGGGTTTTATTTTCTGGGGGAAAGGATTCCTGTTATGCCTTGTTCAAGGCAATGCAAGAAAAAGAGAGCATGGTAGTCTGCCTTATTTCAATTATATCCAGAAATCCCGAGAGCTTCATGTTTCACACTCCAAACATTTGGGTTACAGAACTTCAGGCTCAAGCTATTGGGCTGCCTTTGGTAAAGCAGGAGACTGCAGGTGTAAAGGAAGAGGAATTAAAGGACTTAAAGAAGGCAATTGAAAAGGCAAAAAAGAAATTTAAGCTTGAGGGAATTGTTACTGGTGCAATAGAGTCTGTTTATCAGTCTCAGAGGATCCAGAAGATTTGCAGTGAATTGAATTTGAAGTGCATTAATCCTTTGTGGAAGAAAAGCCAGAAGCAATTGCTTGAAGAACTTTTGGAGAACAATTTCAAGGTAATCATTTCCGGCATCTTTGCCTTCCCTTTAAACGAGAAATGGCTGGGAAGAGAATTAGATGAATGGACAGTAAAGGAATTGGTTGGACTGCAAGAGAAATTCAAGTTAAGCCCTTCAGGCGAAGGAGGAGAAATAGAGACGACAGTATTGGATACCCCCTTCTTCAAAAAGAGGATTGAAGTAATTGAATCCGAAATTAAAGTAAAACATAATTCCGGCGTCTTCATAATAAAGAAGGCAAGGCTTAAAGAAAAATAA
- a CDS encoding CYTH domain-containing protein has translation MLKVKPTTTLERINLSRQQKKINPLTPIEFLGTKKHRQWIFGYKTRKGEKILEGLGLTKLGLIDKKREKFKLGEFEVCLDKVKGIGSFVEVETQGNTKNWKQKRMECIELLKKIGLNEKSLTNEFLCDIATRKV, from the coding sequence ATGCTGAAAGTAAAACCTACAACAACTTTGGAAAGAATTAATTTAAGCAGACAGCAAAAGAAAATAAATCCTTTAACTCCAATTGAATTCCTTGGAACAAAAAAGCATCGCCAATGGATTTTTGGTTATAAAACTAGAAAAGGAGAGAAAATTCTTGAAGGACTGGGATTAACAAAATTGGGTTTGATTGACAAGAAAAGAGAAAAATTCAAGTTAGGCGAATTTGAGGTCTGCTTAGATAAAGTTAAAGGAATTGGTTCTTTTGTTGAAGTTGAAACGCAGGGAAATACAAAGAATTGGAAGCAGAAGAGAATGGAATGCATTGAATTACTGAAAAAAATTGGCTTAAACGAAAAATCTCTTACTAATGAATTCTTGTGTGATATTGCTACAAGAAAAGTTTAA
- a CDS encoding lamin tail domain-containing protein, producing the protein MGCTQQTGQVVLTNSNKQMHVCSTGDVVSNPALCPTVTAQQTEEPKVGNDGALTETPQSEFKVSEVLDGDSIVLENGSEVRLIGINASEAGQQCYSEAKSKLEELVKGKTVRLEKDISNKDQYERQLRYVYVGNVFVNKEMVRLGYATAYEYPPDTKYSPQIAQAEKEAKQNKGCLWQTSEANYIKDKCIQIMNFHFNASGNDNYNLNDEYVSFKNACAYPIEMSGWSIKDEATNTYTFPSFILKPNSIFTLYTGSGTNTETQLFWRRSGYAVWNNTGDTMYVRNSSGGLVLNYSYAGYD; encoded by the coding sequence ATGGGGTGCACTCAGCAAACAGGACAAGTTGTATTAACTAACTCTAATAAACAAATGCATGTTTGTTCAACCGGGGATGTTGTCTCTAATCCTGCCCTTTGCCCTACTGTGACGGCTCAGCAAACTGAAGAACCAAAAGTAGGTAATGATGGTGCATTAACTGAAACGCCTCAAAGCGAATTCAAAGTTTCCGAAGTTTTAGACGGCGATTCTATTGTTTTGGAAAATGGTAGCGAAGTGCGACTAATTGGCATCAATGCCTCTGAAGCTGGCCAGCAATGTTACAGTGAGGCAAAAAGCAAATTGGAAGAGCTTGTGAAAGGAAAAACTGTTCGCTTGGAAAAAGACATTTCAAATAAAGACCAGTATGAACGCCAATTAAGGTATGTTTATGTCGGCAACGTTTTTGTAAACAAGGAGATGGTGCGACTTGGTTATGCAACTGCTTACGAATATCCACCAGATACTAAATACTCACCACAGATAGCCCAAGCAGAGAAAGAAGCAAAGCAAAACAAGGGCTGCCTGTGGCAAACCTCTGAAGCAAATTACATTAAGGACAAGTGTATTCAAATCATGAATTTTCATTTCAATGCTTCAGGTAATGATAACTATAATTTGAATGATGAATATGTTTCCTTCAAAAATGCTTGTGCCTATCCTATTGAAATGAGTGGCTGGTCAATAAAAGATGAAGCAACTAATACATACACCTTCCCTTCTTTCATCCTTAAGCCAAATTCCATATTTACTTTATACACTGGTTCTGGAACGAATACCGAAACACAACTGTTTTGGAGGAGAAGCGGTTATGCTGTCTGGAACAATACGGGAGACACTATGTATGTGAGGAATTCAAGTGGGGGTTTAGTGCTAAATTATAGCTATGCAGGATACGATTAA
- a CDS encoding AbrB/MazE/SpoVT family DNA-binding domain-containing protein, producing the protein METVIVSQKFQIVLPKLIRRSLGIEPKEKLVVIEKKGVIELIPVGKMSEAKGLAKGVTTKKLRDESERFS; encoded by the coding sequence ATGGAAACTGTTATCGTATCACAAAAGTTTCAGATAGTCCTGCCCAAGCTTATTAGGAGGAGTTTGGGGATTGAGCCGAAAGAAAAGTTAGTTGTTATAGAGAAAAAAGGGGTAATAGAATTAATTCCAGTAGGGAAAATGAGTGAAGCCAAAGGTTTAGCCAAAGGAGTTACAACAAAAAAGCTGAGGGATGAAAGTGAACGTTTTAGTTGA
- a CDS encoding glycosyltransferase: MRKSLNQYRNIVGDESIDKLYEAAAPLSEKHFVHINSTHYGGGVVEILNSLIPLMNDAGISTGWRVLKGTSEFFTVTKKFHNALQGEKINFSEMKKKIYIDFNEQNSFITHISHHDCIIIHDIQPLPFITFYKKTQPWIWRCHVDLSRPNKEVWNYLKKFILRYDAVIVSAKKFKKSMPIPTRIIVPSIDPLSAKNEEIPQNKIEKFLAKKGVECNKPIISQISRFDKWKDPLGVIKVFKLIKKKVDCKLVLMGSMAGDDPEGPIIYGKILKEVEGEKDIILLTEDNAFLVNALQRASSVVLQKSIKEGFGLSVSEALWKEKPVIGSNVGGIPLQIINGKTGYLVDGIKDCADKTIKLLKNEKMAKKMGAQGKEFVKNNFLITRHLKDYFELFKEKRFGLIK; this comes from the coding sequence ATGAGAAAATCTTTGAATCAGTACAGGAATATTGTTGGGGATGAAAGCATTGACAAGCTTTACGAGGCTGCAGCCCCCTTAAGCGAAAAACATTTCGTTCACATTAATTCAACTCATTACGGTGGAGGCGTTGTTGAAATACTAAACAGCCTAATCCCTTTAATGAATGATGCGGGCATTAGCACTGGATGGAGGGTCCTCAAGGGAACATCAGAATTTTTTACTGTAACCAAAAAATTTCATAATGCCTTGCAAGGAGAAAAAATTAATTTTTCTGAAATGAAAAAAAAGATTTACATTGACTTTAATGAACAGAATTCTTTTATTACCCACATAAGCCATCATGATTGCATAATAATTCATGACATTCAGCCACTGCCTTTTATAACCTTCTATAAAAAAACACAGCCTTGGATTTGGCGCTGCCATGTCGATTTATCAAGGCCTAACAAAGAAGTCTGGAATTACCTGAAAAAATTTATTTTAAGGTATGATGCAGTCATTGTTTCAGCAAAAAAGTTTAAGAAAAGTATGCCTATACCAACGCGCATAATTGTCCCATCAATAGATCCTTTAAGCGCAAAAAATGAAGAAATACCGCAAAATAAAATCGAAAAATTTCTGGCAAAAAAAGGCGTTGAATGCAATAAGCCTATTATCTCACAGATCTCCCGCTTTGATAAATGGAAGGACCCATTAGGGGTAATTAAAGTGTTTAAGCTCATTAAAAAGAAAGTGGACTGCAAACTGGTTTTAATGGGGAGCATGGCAGGAGATGACCCTGAAGGACCTATTATATATGGAAAAATACTTAAAGAGGTTGAAGGCGAAAAAGACATTATTTTATTAACAGAAGACAATGCCTTTCTGGTTAATGCATTGCAAAGGGCGTCTTCTGTTGTTTTACAAAAATCTATCAAGGAAGGCTTTGGCCTTTCAGTCAGTGAAGCCTTATGGAAAGAAAAGCCAGTAATAGGAAGCAATGTGGGGGGCATTCCATTGCAGATAATCAACGGAAAAACAGGCTATCTGGTTGACGGCATAAAAGATTGCGCAGACAAAACAATTAAACTGTTAAAAAATGAGAAAATGGCCAAAAAAATGGGTGCCCAAGGAAAAGAATTCGTGAAAAACAATTTTCTGATTACAAGACACTTAAAAGATTATTTTGAATTATTTAAAGAAAAAAGATTTGGGCTAATAAAATAG
- the ftsZ gene encoding cell division protein FtsZ produces MKSVIEEAVNKSVAVKAEDKIEEFGAPKIMVIGTGGAGCNAANRLANMGVSGAQLVAVNTDKQHLSIINDELTKILIGKSVTRGLGAGGYPDIGAKAAEVSRQALEEVLSGVDMLFLSAGMGGGTGTGSAPIIAQIAKEQGAIVIAIVTYPFALEKARLIKAEEGIEELRKSTDTVVVIDNNRLVELVPNLPIQDAFKVADEVTARTVRGITETITQPSLINLDFADVRAVMGNKGLSVIAVGESKSVNKVDEVVEDTLKNVLLDVDFTGASGALIHITGGPELTLGEANAVGEMLTESIDPKSVVIWGARVDPTFENKIEVISIFTGVHSPYIKSPEETSESRAMSSRAKGKSELGLGYA; encoded by the coding sequence TTGAAGTCAGTAATAGAGGAAGCAGTAAATAAAAGCGTTGCAGTCAAAGCAGAAGACAAAATAGAGGAATTCGGCGCTCCTAAAATCATGGTGATAGGTACAGGGGGAGCAGGCTGCAATGCAGCAAACAGGCTGGCAAACATGGGCGTTTCAGGAGCCCAATTGGTTGCAGTGAACACAGACAAACAGCACTTATCAATTATTAATGATGAATTAACCAAAATCCTGATAGGGAAGAGCGTTACAAGGGGTTTAGGAGCAGGAGGATATCCAGACATTGGAGCAAAGGCAGCAGAAGTGTCAAGGCAGGCCCTAGAAGAGGTTTTAAGCGGGGTAGACATGCTTTTTCTTTCAGCTGGAATGGGGGGAGGAACAGGAACTGGAAGTGCGCCAATTATAGCACAAATAGCAAAAGAGCAGGGCGCAATAGTAATAGCAATAGTAACCTATCCTTTTGCCTTAGAGAAAGCAAGACTAATAAAAGCAGAAGAAGGAATAGAAGAACTAAGGAAAAGCACAGACACAGTGGTGGTAATAGACAACAACAGGCTAGTAGAATTGGTTCCAAACCTTCCAATACAAGACGCATTCAAGGTAGCAGACGAAGTCACAGCACGGACAGTAAGGGGCATAACAGAAACAATAACCCAGCCTTCTTTGATCAACTTGGACTTTGCTGATGTTAGGGCAGTAATGGGAAACAAAGGCCTTTCAGTAATTGCAGTAGGGGAAAGCAAGTCAGTCAACAAAGTAGATGAAGTAGTGGAAGACACTTTAAAGAATGTCCTCTTGGACGTGGACTTTACTGGAGCTTCAGGAGCCTTAATTCACATTACAGGAGGACCTGAACTGACCTTGGGCGAAGCAAACGCTGTAGGCGAAATGCTCACAGAAAGCATTGACCCTAAATCTGTAGTCATCTGGGGCGCAAGGGTTGACCCGACATTTGAAAACAAAATAGAAGTAATAAGCATTTTCACAGGAGTGCACAGCCCTTACATTAAAAGCCCAGAAGAAACCTCTGAGTCAAGAGCCATGAGCTCCAGAGCAAAAGGAAAAAGCGAACTAGGCCTAGGATACGCGTAA